The sequence GCATAGGAAAAGGGAGCATCTCCATGTCCAATGACACCACACTCAAAAACCTGAATACCGCGTTGCAGATGGAACTGACCGCAGCGCACCAATACCAGTTGCATGCCCATTTGCTGGACGATTGGGGGCTGGACAAGCTGGCCAGGCAGATGCGCGGAGAGTTCGACGAGGAAAACGGACACGCGGACAGGTTCCTCGAACGGATTTTTGCCCTTGGCGGAGAGCCGGAAATGGCCTTTGCCGCGACACCCAAGGTTTCCGGGTCCTTGCGTGACATGTTCCAAAGCGACCTCGACGACGAAAAGGACGCGATCAAGTTCTACACGCAGGCCGCCAAGGCCGCCTACGAGGCGGATGATCTGGCCTCCAAGGCGCTGTTCGAAGGCATCGCGATAGAGGAGGAAGGCCACAAGGAATGGCTCGAACTCCAACTCAGCCTGCTGGACCGTCTGGGCGAGCAGCGCTACGCGTCGAAATATGTCACGGCGGGCGAAACCGTAGAAGACTAAGCCCGCGCGACGCGCGGTCAACGCCCGGGGGCAAGCCAAAGTTTTGCTTGCCCTCGAATTTTACCTCCCTTATAGAGCGCCAATCCATGGGTCCCCCGCGCGTCGGGGGATTCGTGTTGTATTGCAATTCATCCACCAGGTCTCAGGTCACCCTGTACCAACCGACAGGGGCCCGCTGGTGTTTTGAGAAAGGAAAAAGGCGATGAACGCCCAAGAGCTGAGAGACAAGACGCCCGACCAGCTGCGCGAGCAGCTGACCGAGCTGAAGAAAGAGCAGTTCAACCTGCGCTTTCAGGCTGCCACGGGGCAGCTGGAAAACCCCGCCCGGATGAAAACCGTGCGCCGCAACGCGGCCCGCGTTCTGACCATCCTCAACGAAAAAGCCGCTTCCGCGGCCGACGCAGAATAAGGGAGGCCTTGAGTTATGCCCAAACGTATCCTTCAAGGCACCGTGACCAGCGACGCCAACGCCCAAACCGTGACCGTTTCGGTCGAACGCCGCTTCACGCACCCGGTTCTGAAGAAAACCATCCGTAAGTCCAAGAAGTACCGGGCTCACGATGAGAAGAACGCCTACAAAGTGGGTGATCGCGTGCGCATCATCGAATGCGCTCCGAAATCGAAGACCAAACGCTGGGAAGTGCTGGAGGCGTAAGCCTCCGTCACGGACCGGTATAATCGAAACCCTGGGGTCCACGGCCTGACTGCAAGGCGGCCCCAAAGGTCGGGAGAAACCAAATGATCCAGATGCAGACCAATCTGGATGTTGCTGACAACTCCGGCGCGCGCCGGGTTCAGTGCATCAAGGTCCTGGGTGGCTCCAAGCGTAAATACGCGTCCGTCGGCGACATCATTGTCGTCTCGGTAAAAGAAGCCATCCCGCGCGGCCGCGTGAAAAAGGGTGACGTCCGAAAGGCCGTCGTCGTGCGCACCGCCAAGGAAGTTCGCCGGGAAGACGGCACCGCGATCCGCTTCGATCGCAACGCCGCCGTGATCCTCAACAACAACAACGAGCCGGTCGGCACCCGTATCTTCGGGCCGGTGGTTCGCGAGTTGCGCGGCAAGAACTTCATGAAAATCATCTCGCTCGCCCCGGAGGTGCTGTAAGATGGCTGCTAAACTGAAAAAAGGCGACAAGGTCGTCGTGCTCGCCGGCAAGGACAAGGGCAAGGAAGGCACCATCGCCTCCGTTGACCCCAAGGCCGGCAAAGCCGTGGTCGAAGGCATCAACATGGCCATCCGCCACACCCGCCAAAGCCAGAACAGTCAAGGCGGCCGCCTGCCCAAGGCCCTGCCGATCGACCTCAGCAACCTGGCGTTTCTGGACAAGAACGGCAAACCCACCCGCGTTGGCTTCAAGACCGAAGGCGACAAGAAGGTGCGTTTCGCCAAGACCACGGGGGACGTGATCGATGCTTGATACCGCAAATTACACCCCGCGTCTGCGCCAGCAGTTCCGCGACACGATCAAAGCGGCTCTGAAAGAAGAGTTTGGCTATACCAACGACATGCAGATCCCGCGCCTGGACAAGATCGTCCTGAACATCGGCTGCGGTGCCGAAGCGGTCAAAGACTCCAAGAAAGCCAAATCGGCCCAGGAAGACCTGACCATGATCGCCGGCCAACAGGCCGTCGTGACCAAGGCAAAGAACTCGATCGCCGGTTTCCGCGTTCGTGAAGACATGCCGCTCGGTGCCAAGGTGACCCTGCGCGGTGACCGCATGTACGAATTCCTCGATCGTCTGATCACGATTGCAATGCCCCGCATCCGCGACTTCCGCGGCGTGTCGGGCAAATCCTTCGATGGTCGTGGCAACTATGCCATGGGCCTCAAGGAACACATCGTGTTCCCCGAGATCAACTTCGACAAGGTCGATGAGGTCTGGGGCATGGACATCATTATCGCCACCACGGCGCAAACCGACGCTGAAGCCAAGGCGCTGTTGAAGCACTTCAACATGCCCTTCAACAGCTGATCGCGGGAGGAATTTGATATGGCTAAAAAAGCAATGATCGAACGCGAGAAGAAGCGTCAGCGCCTGGTTGCGAAATACGTCGCCAAGCGGGCCGCTCTCAAAGAGATCATCAACGACGAAAGCAAGCCGATGGAAGAGCGTTTCCGCGCCTCCCTGAAGCTGGCGGAACTGCCGCGCAACAGCTCGGCCACCCGGTTGCACAACCGCTGCCAGCTGACGGGCCGTCCGCATGCTTACTACCGTAAACTCAAAGTGTCGCGGATCGCCCTGCGCGAACTTGGCTCGAATGGCCAAGCTCCCGGCATGGTGAAATCGAGCTGGTAAGGAGGACGATTAGATGAACGATCCTATCGGCGATATGCTCACCCGGATCCGCAACGCAGCCATGCGTGGCAAGTCCACCGTCATGTGCCCGGCCTCCAAGCTGCGCGCATGGGTTCTGGACGTGCTGGCGGACGAAGGTTACATCCGCGGCTATGAAAAAGTGACCGGCGCAAACGGTCACCCGGCCCTGGAAATCAGCCTGAAGTACTTCGAAGGCGCCCCCGCCATTCGCGAAATGAAACGGGTCTCCAAACCCGGTCGTCGCGTCTATGCGAGCGTCAATGACATCCCGTCGGTCCGTCAGGGCCTGGGCGTGTCGATTGTCTCCACCCCCAAGGGTGTGATGTCGGACGCATCCGCACGCGCCGCCAACGTCGGTGGCGAAGTGCTTTGCACCGTATTCTAAGGAGGCCCGAACATGTCTCGTATCGGTAAACAACCCGTGGCCCTGCCCGATGGCGTTACTGCCTCGCTCAGCGGCCAGACCATCGAAGTGAAGGGGCCCAAGGCCACCAAGACCTTCACCGCGACCGATGACGTCACCATCACCATCGAGGATGGCCAGGTGACGGTTGCGCCGCGCGGCAAATCCAAGCGCGCGCGCCAACAGTGGGGGATGACCCGCACGATCATCGCGAACCTGGTCCACGGCTCCAACGAACCCTTCAAGAAAGAGCTCGAAATTCAGGGCGTGGGCTACCGCGCTCAGATTCAGGGCAACATCGTGAAGCTTAACCTCGGCCTCAGCCACGACGTGGATTTCGAGGTTCCGGAAGGTGTGACTGTCACCGCGCCCAAGCCCACCGAACTGGTGGTCGAAGGCTATGACAAGCAACTCGTCGGTCAGGTCGCGGCAAACATCCGCGATTGGCGCCGCCCCGAGCCCTACAAGGGCAAAGGGATCCGCTACAAGGGCGAGTACATCTTCCAGAAGGAAGGCAAGAAGAAGTAAGGAACGCGACAGATGGCAAACAGCAAAAGAAAACTGTTCCAAAAACGCCGCCTGCGCGTTCGGAGCAAACTTCGCAAGGTCAACGCAGGGCGTCCGCGCCTCAGCGTGCATCGTTCGAGCAAGAACCTCAGCGTGCAGATTATCGACGATCTCAACGGCGTCACCCTGGCCTCGGCCTCGACGCTCGAAAAAGATCTGGGCCTCAAGGGCAAGAACAACCTCGAAGCCGCCGCGAAAATCGGCAGCACGATCGCCGAGCGCGCCAAGAAGGCCGGCATCACCGAGGCACAGTTCGACCGTGGCGGCTTCCTCTTCCATGGCCGGATCAAGGCCGTGGCGGACGCAGCCCGCGAAGGCGGTCTGAAAATCTAAGGTGTAGGGGGCCGGTGTTGCTGGCCCCCTCGATGATCAGGGTCGCGGCCATGGTGCCGCGACACCAGTGATCGAGACAACCGGAATGGTGCCGCAGGGTGCCGCATGGAAAGGATGCCAAATGGCAAGAGATGACAACCGCCGCGGAGGTCGCGATCGCGACGAAGCGCCGGAATTCGCAGATCGCCTTGTCGCGATCAACCGCGTGTCGAAAACCGTGAAAGGTGGTAAGCGCTTCGGCTTTGCCGCTCTCGTGGTCGTCGGCGATCAGAAAGGCCGCGTCGGCTTCGGCAAGGGCAAGGCCAAAGAGGTGCCCGAGGCGATCCGCAAGGCGACCGAACAAGCCAAGCGCAAGATGATCCGTGTGCCCCTGAAAGAGGGCCGCACCCTGCACCACGACGGTTTTGGTCGTCACGGCGCGGGCAAGGTCGTGATGCGCACGGCGCCGACCGGGACCGGTATCATCGCCGGTGGTCCGATG comes from Roseovarius bejariae and encodes:
- the rpsE gene encoding 30S ribosomal protein S5 encodes the protein MARDDNRRGGRDRDEAPEFADRLVAINRVSKTVKGGKRFGFAALVVVGDQKGRVGFGKGKAKEVPEAIRKATEQAKRKMIRVPLKEGRTLHHDGFGRHGAGKVVMRTAPTGTGIIAGGPMRAVFEMLGVHDVVAKSTGSQNPYAMIHATLNALQFQSSPRMVAQRRGKKVADILKKDDAPAKESAEA
- the rpsN gene encoding 30S ribosomal protein S14; amino-acid sequence: MAKKAMIEREKKRQRLVAKYVAKRAALKEIINDESKPMEERFRASLKLAELPRNSSATRLHNRCQLTGRPHAYYRKLKVSRIALRELGSNGQAPGMVKSSW
- the rplE gene encoding 50S ribosomal protein L5, producing the protein MLDTANYTPRLRQQFRDTIKAALKEEFGYTNDMQIPRLDKIVLNIGCGAEAVKDSKKAKSAQEDLTMIAGQQAVVTKAKNSIAGFRVREDMPLGAKVTLRGDRMYEFLDRLITIAMPRIRDFRGVSGKSFDGRGNYAMGLKEHIVFPEINFDKVDEVWGMDIIIATTAQTDAEAKALLKHFNMPFNS
- the rplF gene encoding 50S ribosomal protein L6 — protein: MSRIGKQPVALPDGVTASLSGQTIEVKGPKATKTFTATDDVTITIEDGQVTVAPRGKSKRARQQWGMTRTIIANLVHGSNEPFKKELEIQGVGYRAQIQGNIVKLNLGLSHDVDFEVPEGVTVTAPKPTELVVEGYDKQLVGQVAANIRDWRRPEPYKGKGIRYKGEYIFQKEGKKK
- the rpsH gene encoding 30S ribosomal protein S8; the protein is MNDPIGDMLTRIRNAAMRGKSTVMCPASKLRAWVLDVLADEGYIRGYEKVTGANGHPALEISLKYFEGAPAIREMKRVSKPGRRVYASVNDIPSVRQGLGVSIVSTPKGVMSDASARAANVGGEVLCTVF
- the rplX gene encoding 50S ribosomal protein L24, encoding MAAKLKKGDKVVVLAGKDKGKEGTIASVDPKAGKAVVEGINMAIRHTRQSQNSQGGRLPKALPIDLSNLAFLDKNGKPTRVGFKTEGDKKVRFAKTTGDVIDA
- a CDS encoding bacterioferritin, yielding MSNDTTLKNLNTALQMELTAAHQYQLHAHLLDDWGLDKLARQMRGEFDEENGHADRFLERIFALGGEPEMAFAATPKVSGSLRDMFQSDLDDEKDAIKFYTQAAKAAYEADDLASKALFEGIAIEEEGHKEWLELQLSLLDRLGEQRYASKYVTAGETVED
- the rpsQ gene encoding 30S ribosomal protein S17 encodes the protein MPKRILQGTVTSDANAQTVTVSVERRFTHPVLKKTIRKSKKYRAHDEKNAYKVGDRVRIIECAPKSKTKRWEVLEA
- the rplN gene encoding 50S ribosomal protein L14 codes for the protein MIQMQTNLDVADNSGARRVQCIKVLGGSKRKYASVGDIIVVSVKEAIPRGRVKKGDVRKAVVVRTAKEVRREDGTAIRFDRNAAVILNNNNEPVGTRIFGPVVRELRGKNFMKIISLAPEVL
- the rplR gene encoding 50S ribosomal protein L18; amino-acid sequence: MANSKRKLFQKRRLRVRSKLRKVNAGRPRLSVHRSSKNLSVQIIDDLNGVTLASASTLEKDLGLKGKNNLEAAAKIGSTIAERAKKAGITEAQFDRGGFLFHGRIKAVADAAREGGLKI
- the rpmC gene encoding 50S ribosomal protein L29, which encodes MNAQELRDKTPDQLREQLTELKKEQFNLRFQAATGQLENPARMKTVRRNAARVLTILNEKAASAADAE